From the Verrucomicrobiota bacterium genome, the window AAACGAAGGTTGGGTCGGGATCGAGGCAGACGAGGGAGACGTGCTGTGGCGCTACGATGCCCCGCTGAGCGAGGTGCTGCTGGGCGGCAATGAAGAGTGGCGCGGTGTCGATCAATAGCCCGGTTGGCGGGGTGTGTTTGAAAAGCGAGGCGAGGCATTGGTGAAACCCTTCAAGGTTTTCCTGCCAGTCTGGCAGATTGAAGGGGCCTGTGTGGATGCCCTGTGCTTCCAACTCGTCGAGAAAGACACGCTCGCGTAACTTTGTCTGCGGCTTCTTATACTCCTCTCGCGTCAACAGAACGAGCCGGTGGTGCCCAAGCTCAACTAGCCGCCGCACCGCCGCGACAATGGCCGTCGATTTTTGTGGGCCAGTGCCTGCGATCGGTACGTTCTGCCTGCTTCCGAATAAGGCGAAAGTTGGCACAGCCTCCCCAGCGAACCACTCCAGGACTTCGGTTGAGCCTGCCACCACTATCCAGGCATCGACCTCAGTGCGGTTCACCAGCCTCGCAACACGGTTCACCTCCATGCCCAGCTCAGTCAGCGTCTTGTCGGGAAATACAGGAGTATGCCCTGCCTCTATCAGGAGGTGTGTGAGTTGGACGAGGTAGATTAACTCGGCATTGTATGGCTCGTAGAGCAGAATCGCCACCTTTAACGAAGGACTGGCCGGGGAATTCGGTATCGTGATCTTTCGCTTTCGGCCTGCTCCTTGGGCCACTAAAAGCCCCACTTTTTCCAATCTCCGTAGGGCGGCTGCCACGGTTTTGTGGTTAACATTGAGGTTCGCCGCCAGCTGATGGATGCCCGGCAACTCTCCGCTCAGGTCGCCACGCAGCATCGCTTCCTGAAGGTGCGCCGCCACTTGCTCGGCGGCCGAAAAAAGACGTATCGGGGTCATGTAATGGGGTTACCCCAAAAGGTCATGGTTTGCGAGAAAAAAAATATTGATCTGCGAAAATATTAAAACACTGCTTCTGTAACAAACCATCCCCTGGTTGAAGTAAACCATACAAACTAACATTAACTATGAATAAACTACTACGCTTGTCCAAGCTATGGCTGTACGCCATCCTATTACCCGTGGCAATGCCACTCGCCATCCAGGCGCAAGAAGACGATGAAGAAGACGTTTTCGAACTCAGTCCGTTCTCGGTCGAAGCCAGCGAAGACGACGGCTACATGGCCACCACCACTTTGGCCGGCTCCCGGGTCCGATCCAGCATCCGGGATATCGGTGCGTCTCTTGCGATTGTCACCCAGGAATTCCTGGAAGACGTCGGCGCCACGAGTGGGGAGTCGCTCCTCGCCAATATCGGTAACGTCGAAGTGGGCGGTTCACTCGGCAACTTCGCCAACTCCAATGGTGGCACCAGCACTTCCGAAACACGAGAAAATCCACAGCGTGCCCAGCGTGTCCGCGGTTTGGACAGCGCCATCACCACCCGGAACTACTTTCAGACCGACATTCCCTTTGATGCTTACAACACCACCCGCGTGACGGTAAACCGCGGACCCAACTCCATTCTGTTCGGTCTCGGATCTCCCGGAGGTGTTATCGATAATACCACAAACAGCGCCCAGATCGGATCCGATTTCGGGCAGTTGGGCATACGGGTGGACCACCGCGGCGGTCACCGCGAGACTTTGAGCGTCAATAAGACCCTCATCGAAGACCGCCTGGCGGTAAACGTGGCCATGCTGAATAACAAGACCAAGTGGCAACAGGAACCGTCTCAGGAAACCGACCAGCGCTTCTTCATCGCCTGGGATGCGGTTCTCTTTAAAAACGAAGGTTCCAGCATTCTTGGCAAGACCTCCTTCCGCGGAAACTTCGAATCGGGTGAAATCAACCGGAACGCCCCCGACGTTATTCCGCCCACCGATGGATTTTCCGGATGGTGGAACGGTCTGGGGAGCCAGGAGGACGTGAACCGCATCCTGTCCGTTCCCGGCGTGGGCTGGAATGAAATCTCCAACCAGGCCCTCACCACACAACAAGTGCTGGCCGCTATCAGCGCCGGTGTCGAGGCTGTGCCCTCTACCTGGACAGGCACAGTGGAAGCGTTTGCCGCCTTGGAAGGACAGTTTGTTCCAAAAACAACCATAGACCGTTTCAAGAATGCCAATCCACTGGGAAATGACCCGACATTTGGAGGTCAAAACAGCACCACCGCCCGCGTGCCGTACTTCCTTTACCCCGCCATCAATTACGCCAATCACAACTCAGGGGTCACGGGATGGAGTGATCCCGGCTTGACTGGAATCTCGGGCGTGATGGGACGTTTCCGTCCCCGGGTAACCTTTGCCAATGGAAATAAGAAAAACATCACCCAGGACGTTCGCTGGTCCAACACGCCCACCGGAGGGGCCGGCTTTGGCCAACCCTCCATCCAGAACCGGGAGATCTTCGATTACCATAACCTGAACTTCCTGGGGACCACCAATGAGGTGACCCGCGATTTTGACCTCAAGACCTTCTACTTGGAACAGGAGTTGTTTGACGGCCGTGTCGGTATTGAGATTGCCTGGGACAAACAGACGGAAAAACGTTTTACCCGCACTCCGTTCGATAGTGGCGGTGACAAGACCATCAATATCGATATCACCCAAAATTTGTCCTCGGGAGACCCGAATTCCGATGGTATCGCGGATCGCCACGCCAACGAAGGCCTGGGCCGTCCGGTTGTTTTTTATGGCGGAACCGTGGATAACGAATCCATGAATGAACAGGAAACCTTCCGCTTCACCCTATACGGAAACCTGGATTTCTCCGACCTCATCGACGGAAAGCTGGGCAAGATCCTGGGCAGCCACACCCTGACCGGCCTTTACGAAGACCGCGACAACTGGTCCTGGAATGTCGGCCGCAGAGGTTCCTGGTG encodes:
- a CDS encoding substrate-binding domain-containing protein is translated as MTPIRLFSAAEQVAAHLQEAMLRGDLSGELPGIHQLAANLNVNHKTVAAALRRLEKVGLLVAQGAGRKRKITIPNSPASPSLKVAILLYEPYNAELIYLVQLTHLLIEAGHTPVFPDKTLTELGMEVNRVARLVNRTEVDAWIVVAGSTEVLEWFAGEAVPTFALFGSRQNVPIAGTGPQKSTAIVAAVRRLVELGHHRLVLLTREEYKKPQTKLRERVFLDELEAQGIHTGPFNLPDWQENLEGFHQCLASLFKHTPPTGLLIDTAPLFIAAQQHLAQRGIVAPQHVSLVCLDPDPTFVWCEPKIAHIRWDPSPMVRHIVRWVNNVSRGKDDRRQTFTKAEFIEGGTIGPMSEAR